From the Neoarius graeffei isolate fNeoGra1 chromosome 1, fNeoGra1.pri, whole genome shotgun sequence genome, one window contains:
- the zfta gene encoding zinc finger translocation-associated protein isoform X2 codes for MEEKKECRESEPGVQTESLSLILRGEREEASPTSGASARLAAGEDDMTNGHVKDDHQTGLITHVDSSGTSYWSILESPESPFLLSPVPGPSRHKTSPVKSGRASRTGHSRIPGRDHRRYYHEHWRTEYLMDFDPKRNGMICMVCGSSLATLKLSTIKRHIRQKHPDSLLWSASDKEVIRSGWENHLNLETSQTSCPDSAIASEPEETLECTSPSTDKPGSAVIVKTESQSEPSMVSSSSAQETQSVPTEMLERYVNDSLHAWFRQEFLMEYQAEAGRLVCMVCSCRLPSLHLDHIKRHVLEQHPNSLVYSAEEKHRILQSWAQSQDSVKSEPDTKDLSVNSPAQQPDSLQHNTEPHGQSRRESAAPSHLTTRLKNSCPWHLRLDYLVAIGPPGMPGCYCMVCSEELPVVRVSSFRRHIQDCHPETSNLSQREREDIASAWTEDGAVEEPETHSEQAAPSDTLVENKTPSIKPSTKQSGIKKEDGEKSKIMSAPIIGRHSHYPGKDQRRNYQVRWRMEYLMDYDCRRHGLICMVCGATLATLKVSTIKRHIQQVHPHSLNYSPEEKQQAVQSYSQATQHFVHSDYCFSGSDHSHVAQTNTNAQIDQV; via the exons ATGGAAGAGAAGAAGGAGTGCAGGGAGTCGGAGCCCGGGGTCCAGACGGAAAGCCTCTCATTGATCCTCCGCGGTGAGAGAGAGGAGGCCAGTCCCACTTCCGGCGCCTCGGCGCGGCTCGCAGCAG GTGAAGATGACATGACTAATGGTCACGTTAAAGATGACCATCAGACTGGTCTGATCACTCATGTGGACTCATCAGGGACGAGCTACTGGAGCATTTTGGAGAGCCCTGAATCGCCCTTCCTCCTGTCCCCTGTTCCAGGGCCATCGAGACACAAAACATCTCCGGTTAAATCAGGGCGGGCATCTCGGACTGGCCACAGCCGTATCCCTGGTCGAGATCACCGCCGCTACTACCACGAACACTGGAGAACCGAGTACCTGATGGACTTTGACCCCAAGAGAAATGGGATGATCTGCATGGTATGCGGCAGTTCCTTAGCCACTCTAAAGCTGAGCACCATTAAGAGACATATCAGGCAGAAGCATCCCGATTCCTTGCTGTGGAGCGCGTCCGATAAGGAGGTGATCCGGTCAGGCTGGGAGAACCATCTGAATCTAGAGACTAGTCAGACATCCTGTCCAGATTCAGCCATCGCTTCAGAGCCGGAGGAGACACTAGAATGCACCAGTCCTTCTACAG ACAAGCCTGGCAGTGCTGTGATAGTTAAAACCGAGTCTCAGTCTGAGCCCAGTATGGTGAGCTCCTCATCGGCTCAGGAGACTCAGAGTGTGCCGACTGAGATGCTAGAGCGCTACGTGAACGACTCACTGCACGCCTGGTTTCGCCAGGAGTTCCTAATGGAGTACCAGGCAGAGGCAGGCAGGCTGGTGTGCATGGTGTGCAGCTGTCGCTTGCCCTCACTTCATCTTGACCATATCAAGAGGCATGTCCTGGAGCAACATCCCAACTCATTGGTGTACAGCGCAGAGGAGAAACATCGCATCCTGCAGAGCTGGGCCCAAAGCCAGG ACTCTGTCAAGTCAGAGCCAGACACCAAAGATCTGAGCGTGAACTCTCCAGCACAGCAGCCTGACTCTCTCCAGCACAATACAGAGCCACATGGACAGTCTAGAAGGGAATCAGCCGCCCCTTCTCACCTCACCACCAGGTTAAAAAACAGCTGCCCATGGCATCTACGGCTGGATTATTTGGTTGCTATCGGGCCTCCGGGCATGCCAGGCTGCTACTGCATGGTATGTTCTGAGGAGCTGCCAGTGGTGAGAGTCAGCAGCTTTCGAAGGCACATACAGGACTGCCACCCTGAGACCAGCAATCTCagccaaagagagagagaagatataGCCAGTGCCTGGACCGAGGATGGGGCCGTGGAGGAGCCGGAAACGCACTCGGAGCAGG CTGCCCCCAGTGACACACTTGTTGAAAACAAGACGCCGTCCATAAAACCATCTACCAAGCAAAGTGGCATCAAGAAGGAAGATGGGGAGAAGTCGAAGATCATGTCAGCACCCATTATTGGGCGACACAGCCACTACCCAGGCAAGGACCAGCGGCGTAACTACCAGGTGCGCTGGCGCATGGAGTACCTGATGGACTACGACTGCAGGAGGCATGGGCTGATCTGCATGGTGTGCGGTGCCACGCTAGCGACTCTGAAGGTGAGCACGATCAAGAGGCACATCCAGCAAGTCCACCCTCACTCACTGAACTACAGTCCCGAGGAGAAGCAGCAAGCAGTGCAGAGCTACAGCCAAGCAACGCAACATTTCGTTCACTCAGACTACTGCTTCTCAGGCTCGGATCACAGTCACGTAGCACAGACCAACACTAATGCTCAGATCGACCAGGTTTAA
- the zfta gene encoding zinc finger translocation-associated protein isoform X1, which produces MAPRLHGLHYKQRRNPVPCRQRCAGAPQRKSAPLQVSPAEVISARSDRPQVPAALENPPLILQQGSPGSWSFWNIMEFYLFLGQVMESCEDDMTNGHVKDDHQTGLITHVDSSGTSYWSILESPESPFLLSPVPGPSRHKTSPVKSGRASRTGHSRIPGRDHRRYYHEHWRTEYLMDFDPKRNGMICMVCGSSLATLKLSTIKRHIRQKHPDSLLWSASDKEVIRSGWENHLNLETSQTSCPDSAIASEPEETLECTSPSTDKPGSAVIVKTESQSEPSMVSSSSAQETQSVPTEMLERYVNDSLHAWFRQEFLMEYQAEAGRLVCMVCSCRLPSLHLDHIKRHVLEQHPNSLVYSAEEKHRILQSWAQSQDSVKSEPDTKDLSVNSPAQQPDSLQHNTEPHGQSRRESAAPSHLTTRLKNSCPWHLRLDYLVAIGPPGMPGCYCMVCSEELPVVRVSSFRRHIQDCHPETSNLSQREREDIASAWTEDGAVEEPETHSEQAAPSDTLVENKTPSIKPSTKQSGIKKEDGEKSKIMSAPIIGRHSHYPGKDQRRNYQVRWRMEYLMDYDCRRHGLICMVCGATLATLKVSTIKRHIQQVHPHSLNYSPEEKQQAVQSYSQATQHFVHSDYCFSGSDHSHVAQTNTNAQIDQV; this is translated from the exons ATGGCCCCTCGCCTTCACGGGCTCCACTATAAACAAAGGCGGAATCCAGTGCCATGCCGTCAGCGGTGCGCGGGCGCCCCCCAGCGGAAATCAGCGCCTCTCCAGGTTTCCCCTGCGGAAGTAATCAGTGCCCGTTCGGACAGGCCACAGGTTCCCGCGGCCCTGGAGAACCCTCCGCTCATTTTACAGCAGGGTTCCCCAGGCTCATGGAGTTTCtggaatatcatggaattttaCCTTTTTTTGGGCCAAGTCATGGAATCAT GTGAAGATGACATGACTAATGGTCACGTTAAAGATGACCATCAGACTGGTCTGATCACTCATGTGGACTCATCAGGGACGAGCTACTGGAGCATTTTGGAGAGCCCTGAATCGCCCTTCCTCCTGTCCCCTGTTCCAGGGCCATCGAGACACAAAACATCTCCGGTTAAATCAGGGCGGGCATCTCGGACTGGCCACAGCCGTATCCCTGGTCGAGATCACCGCCGCTACTACCACGAACACTGGAGAACCGAGTACCTGATGGACTTTGACCCCAAGAGAAATGGGATGATCTGCATGGTATGCGGCAGTTCCTTAGCCACTCTAAAGCTGAGCACCATTAAGAGACATATCAGGCAGAAGCATCCCGATTCCTTGCTGTGGAGCGCGTCCGATAAGGAGGTGATCCGGTCAGGCTGGGAGAACCATCTGAATCTAGAGACTAGTCAGACATCCTGTCCAGATTCAGCCATCGCTTCAGAGCCGGAGGAGACACTAGAATGCACCAGTCCTTCTACAG ACAAGCCTGGCAGTGCTGTGATAGTTAAAACCGAGTCTCAGTCTGAGCCCAGTATGGTGAGCTCCTCATCGGCTCAGGAGACTCAGAGTGTGCCGACTGAGATGCTAGAGCGCTACGTGAACGACTCACTGCACGCCTGGTTTCGCCAGGAGTTCCTAATGGAGTACCAGGCAGAGGCAGGCAGGCTGGTGTGCATGGTGTGCAGCTGTCGCTTGCCCTCACTTCATCTTGACCATATCAAGAGGCATGTCCTGGAGCAACATCCCAACTCATTGGTGTACAGCGCAGAGGAGAAACATCGCATCCTGCAGAGCTGGGCCCAAAGCCAGG ACTCTGTCAAGTCAGAGCCAGACACCAAAGATCTGAGCGTGAACTCTCCAGCACAGCAGCCTGACTCTCTCCAGCACAATACAGAGCCACATGGACAGTCTAGAAGGGAATCAGCCGCCCCTTCTCACCTCACCACCAGGTTAAAAAACAGCTGCCCATGGCATCTACGGCTGGATTATTTGGTTGCTATCGGGCCTCCGGGCATGCCAGGCTGCTACTGCATGGTATGTTCTGAGGAGCTGCCAGTGGTGAGAGTCAGCAGCTTTCGAAGGCACATACAGGACTGCCACCCTGAGACCAGCAATCTCagccaaagagagagagaagatataGCCAGTGCCTGGACCGAGGATGGGGCCGTGGAGGAGCCGGAAACGCACTCGGAGCAGG CTGCCCCCAGTGACACACTTGTTGAAAACAAGACGCCGTCCATAAAACCATCTACCAAGCAAAGTGGCATCAAGAAGGAAGATGGGGAGAAGTCGAAGATCATGTCAGCACCCATTATTGGGCGACACAGCCACTACCCAGGCAAGGACCAGCGGCGTAACTACCAGGTGCGCTGGCGCATGGAGTACCTGATGGACTACGACTGCAGGAGGCATGGGCTGATCTGCATGGTGTGCGGTGCCACGCTAGCGACTCTGAAGGTGAGCACGATCAAGAGGCACATCCAGCAAGTCCACCCTCACTCACTGAACTACAGTCCCGAGGAGAAGCAGCAAGCAGTGCAGAGCTACAGCCAAGCAACGCAACATTTCGTTCACTCAGACTACTGCTTCTCAGGCTCGGATCACAGTCACGTAGCACAGACCAACACTAATGCTCAGATCGACCAGGTTTAA
- the zfta gene encoding zinc finger translocation-associated protein isoform X3: protein MAPRLHGLHYKQRRNPVPCRQRCAGAPQRKSAPLQVSPAEVISARSDRPQVPAALENPPLILQQGSPGSWSFWNIMEFYLFLGQVMESCEDDMTNGHVKDDHQTGLITHVDSSGTSYWSILESPESPFLLSPVPGPSRHKTSPVKSGRASRTGHSRIPGRDHRRYYHEHWRTEYLMDFDPKRNGMICMVCGSSLATLKLSTIKRHIRQKHPDSLLWSASDKEVIRSGWENHLNLETSQTSCPDSAIASEPEETLECTSPSTDSVKSEPDTKDLSVNSPAQQPDSLQHNTEPHGQSRRESAAPSHLTTRLKNSCPWHLRLDYLVAIGPPGMPGCYCMVCSEELPVVRVSSFRRHIQDCHPETSNLSQREREDIASAWTEDGAVEEPETHSEQAAPSDTLVENKTPSIKPSTKQSGIKKEDGEKSKIMSAPIIGRHSHYPGKDQRRNYQVRWRMEYLMDYDCRRHGLICMVCGATLATLKVSTIKRHIQQVHPHSLNYSPEEKQQAVQSYSQATQHFVHSDYCFSGSDHSHVAQTNTNAQIDQV, encoded by the exons ATGGCCCCTCGCCTTCACGGGCTCCACTATAAACAAAGGCGGAATCCAGTGCCATGCCGTCAGCGGTGCGCGGGCGCCCCCCAGCGGAAATCAGCGCCTCTCCAGGTTTCCCCTGCGGAAGTAATCAGTGCCCGTTCGGACAGGCCACAGGTTCCCGCGGCCCTGGAGAACCCTCCGCTCATTTTACAGCAGGGTTCCCCAGGCTCATGGAGTTTCtggaatatcatggaattttaCCTTTTTTTGGGCCAAGTCATGGAATCAT GTGAAGATGACATGACTAATGGTCACGTTAAAGATGACCATCAGACTGGTCTGATCACTCATGTGGACTCATCAGGGACGAGCTACTGGAGCATTTTGGAGAGCCCTGAATCGCCCTTCCTCCTGTCCCCTGTTCCAGGGCCATCGAGACACAAAACATCTCCGGTTAAATCAGGGCGGGCATCTCGGACTGGCCACAGCCGTATCCCTGGTCGAGATCACCGCCGCTACTACCACGAACACTGGAGAACCGAGTACCTGATGGACTTTGACCCCAAGAGAAATGGGATGATCTGCATGGTATGCGGCAGTTCCTTAGCCACTCTAAAGCTGAGCACCATTAAGAGACATATCAGGCAGAAGCATCCCGATTCCTTGCTGTGGAGCGCGTCCGATAAGGAGGTGATCCGGTCAGGCTGGGAGAACCATCTGAATCTAGAGACTAGTCAGACATCCTGTCCAGATTCAGCCATCGCTTCAGAGCCGGAGGAGACACTAGAATGCACCAGTCCTTCTACAG ACTCTGTCAAGTCAGAGCCAGACACCAAAGATCTGAGCGTGAACTCTCCAGCACAGCAGCCTGACTCTCTCCAGCACAATACAGAGCCACATGGACAGTCTAGAAGGGAATCAGCCGCCCCTTCTCACCTCACCACCAGGTTAAAAAACAGCTGCCCATGGCATCTACGGCTGGATTATTTGGTTGCTATCGGGCCTCCGGGCATGCCAGGCTGCTACTGCATGGTATGTTCTGAGGAGCTGCCAGTGGTGAGAGTCAGCAGCTTTCGAAGGCACATACAGGACTGCCACCCTGAGACCAGCAATCTCagccaaagagagagagaagatataGCCAGTGCCTGGACCGAGGATGGGGCCGTGGAGGAGCCGGAAACGCACTCGGAGCAGG CTGCCCCCAGTGACACACTTGTTGAAAACAAGACGCCGTCCATAAAACCATCTACCAAGCAAAGTGGCATCAAGAAGGAAGATGGGGAGAAGTCGAAGATCATGTCAGCACCCATTATTGGGCGACACAGCCACTACCCAGGCAAGGACCAGCGGCGTAACTACCAGGTGCGCTGGCGCATGGAGTACCTGATGGACTACGACTGCAGGAGGCATGGGCTGATCTGCATGGTGTGCGGTGCCACGCTAGCGACTCTGAAGGTGAGCACGATCAAGAGGCACATCCAGCAAGTCCACCCTCACTCACTGAACTACAGTCCCGAGGAGAAGCAGCAAGCAGTGCAGAGCTACAGCCAAGCAACGCAACATTTCGTTCACTCAGACTACTGCTTCTCAGGCTCGGATCACAGTCACGTAGCACAGACCAACACTAATGCTCAGATCGACCAGGTTTAA